The segment AGTGGAACGACGTCTCCGACTGGCCGGGAACACGCGGCCCGAAGTGCGCCTTGCCGGCGTAGCGCAGACCCGAGGCGGTGTGCAGATCGTGCGCCCCGTCGCCGTATTGGAAGGCCACGGCGAAGGCGTCCGGACTGCGGTCGGCCAGGGCCTTGGGGAACCATTCCCGGAACCATCGGGTGTGCTCCTTGCCCTGGCTCCATGCGCTGCCCATCAGCCGTATCCAGGCGTCGCTGCGCACCACCGCACTGGTGGTGCGCGGCTCGCTCCAGGTACGGGTCGGGCCGGTCAGCAGCGCGGTGCGGGCGCCGTCGGTGAAGGTGGCCAGCACGCGGTCGTCGGCGGCGCGCACCACCGTACGGCCGGGCGCGGCGCGGCGCTCGAAGCGGTAGCCGCCGGCCGGTACCGGGACGTCACTGCCCGGTACGCCGCTGCGGAAGTGGTGCCAGGCGTATCCGGTGACCGCTCCGGCGGAGGCCAGACCGGCGGCACAGACCAGGACCTGGCGGCGACTGGGCCTGCCGGACGGGGTGGGGCGGGTGCCCATGTGACCTCCTCGACGTGTGGACGGGTACGGCGGATGCGTGCGGCTAGGGGGTGTCCCCTGGATCAGCCGACGGGCAGGGCCCCCAGCAGCAGCCCGGCGACCAGCACCACGTACGTGCCGAGGGTCACCGCCGTGGTGGAGACCACGGTGGCCGCCAATGGCTGGCGGACCAGCTGATAGGCGAT is part of the Streptomyces platensis genome and harbors:
- a CDS encoding C40 family peptidase, translating into MGTRPTPSGRPSRRQVLVCAAGLASAGAVTGYAWHHFRSGVPGSDVPVPAGGYRFERRAAPGRTVVRAADDRVLATFTDGARTALLTGPTRTWSEPRTTSAVVRSDAWIRLMGSAWSQGKEHTRWFREWFPKALADRSPDAFAVAFQYGDGAHDLHTASGLRYAGKAHFGPRVPGQSETSFHYRDEQSDFYDYLGTPWTFPDGTRKHPEKERYGDVDCSGFMRLVWGYRMGYPMHATNDAGIGLPRRAYAIATRAPGVLLIPNTGRPPADFSQLLPGDLVFFAIDIGRPHGIDHCGIYLGPDTEGRPRFYSSRSRANGPTMGDWAGRATLDGSGFYAQGFRMARRL